In Labilibaculum sp. DW002, the genomic window AAAACACATGATCCCCTGCTACAAAAATGGCAAGAAACTCTACTTTTTTGAAGATGAACTACTAAAATGGATTACCAAGGGCAAAAAGAAAACTTTGCAGGAGATTGAAAAAGAAGCAGAAATAGAATTCAAAAAACGCCCTAAAGGAATCCGAAGATGAATCTTTTTCAATTATTGGCAATTTTTTGGCGAGTAGATGAACAGAAAAATTTCTCTGGAAACGAAACTCGTCTGTATTTTTTCCTGATTCATTTAGCAAATCGTTCGTTTTGGGCAGAGTGGATTGAATTTGCAGACAAAAGAATGGTAGCCAATGCCAATATATCCTTACAAGTATTGAAATCCTCCAGGGAAAGATTGAAAGAGGCTGGACTCTTAAATTATATCCCAGGAGGTGGCTATAGGGTCAAAACTAAGTATCAGATTCTGACACCTAGTCCCAAACCTAAACTCTCACCTTATTATAATAATACTAAAAACAAAAACTCAAAGATGAATTCAAATGGAAAGAAGAAAGGATTTGTCCACACAGGAAGCGATTTTGATTAAACGAAATTCTGTTAAGATATTGCAAAATGATGCTCAAAAAGTTATTACTGATGCAAAGAAAAAGATTCGGCAACAGCGTTTCCTTTTACCATTCAAGTATTCCGATTTTCGAAACTTATTCATCCTATTCGGTACTGCTTGTTTGCATAAAAGATTCCAAAACAAAAGCTTTTTTATAGATGACAAGAATGAGCCAACAATACAGCAGTTGCACTATTATGCAACCAATAATCCTGCTTTTGCTGGTGATCTGACTAAAGGAATATTATTACAAGGCAAATATGGATGTGGAAAAACCATACTTCTTGAAACTTTTTCCATGCTTCACAATCATATTGTAAGAAAGTACTGTATCAACCATCCCCTGCTTTTATTTATCAAAGCAGTAGAATTACAAGAGCAAATTCGAAAACAATCAATGAATAATTTTGTTCGCCGTCCTTTAATTATTGATGAATTTGGACGTGAATCAAAAACAGTTCAAGATTATGGAAATCTAACTCGTCCAATATCAGAATTACTAAGCTTGAGAAGCGATATTGGATCCCTAACACATGGCACTTCAAATTTTACTTTAAACACACTTTCCTCTGATGAATTCTATGGTCAAATGATTGGAGACCGCTTAAAAATGATGTTCAACTTTATCACTTTACAGGGAGAAAGCAAAAGAATATAAGATGTCGCGCAAACATCATTTTTTTAGAGAAGCAAGTTTGTGTTTTGGTCTGACCAAAACCTTGCTCTTCTAGGCAAAACATCCCGCCGGTCTCATAAACATAACAGATATGAAAAGAATAAAAAATAGAAATACAAATGGCCGCCCAAGCAAAAGTCTATATGAAAAAAAGAGCTATAAAGTAACTGTTAAAATGGCTACAGAAGAATTTTACACACTGAAAGCTAAAGCCAGTTTTGCCGGAATTAACCATAGCGAATTTATTCGGAGATGCATTCGTTCCTCTGTGGTAAAACAAAGGCTAACGCCCCAATTGATGGGATACATTCGTAAGCTTTGTGGTATGGCAAACAATGTAAATCAGATTGCTCGTACAGCAAATACTGTAGGCTATTCAGATATACATAGTAGATGCATTAGCATGACTAAAAACTTGGATAGATTAATTAAACGAATTGAAAATGATTGCTAAAATTGTTCAGGGAAGCGGCTTTAAGGGAGCAGTAAACTATGTTCTGGAAAAAAAAGATGCTCACTTGCTTTATGGGAAAGGTGTTCGCTTAAAAGATAAAGCATCAATCATTCAAAGTTTCATCACACAAAGTAAAATGAAACCAAATATATCGAAACCTGTAGCACATATCTCACTTGATTTTTCAGCACAAGACAAAGCCCGTTTAACGAATCAATTCATGACTGATATGGCTCAGGAATATCTGAAAAAAATGGGATATGAAAACACACAATACATTATTGTTCGTCACTTTGATACTGAGCATCCACACATACACTTAATGATTAACCGTATTGATAATAATGGAAATCGAATATCCGATAAAAAAGAAAAGTTGCGCAACTCCAAGATCTGTATGGAACTGACAAAAAAGTATGGTTTATATATTGCTTCAGGGAAAGAGAATGTAAAAGAACACCGCCTAAGGGAACCCGATAAAAGTAAATATGAAATCTACCGAACGCTTCAACTCGCAATTCCCAAATCAAGAAATTGGAAAGAACTGGAAAATGAACTTTGGAAATCGGAAATCAGCATTGAACTGAGAAAAAATGGAAGCACGAACAAAATTCAAGGAGTTCTCTTTAGTAAAAATGGCTATAAATTCAATGGCTCTAAGGTTGACAGATCGCTTAGTTATTCCAAAATTAATTTACGCCTGCAACAAAACGAATGGTCATTGAATCTGCAATCAAAACCAAGTTATCAAAACAAGACAGACACAACATCAAAACATGCTTTATTGAAAGACTTAGTCAACACGCTGAATTCAACTGCAAATAGTGAATATGATGCAGGTTTATTAAAACAAAAATTCCAAAAGCAAAAAAAAAGAAAAAAAGGTTTAAGAAGATAAAAATCATTAGATATGAATGACAATAGTTTTATTAGCGCCATGTTTGAAGAAATCAAAAAGAAAATTTCTGTTATTGAGAAAAAATTAGAGCAACAAAATATCTCTCCAGCCCAAGCTGAGTCTCCTGCTGAAACAGAAAAAAAAGATAAAACAATTACAACAAATGATCTTTTAGCTTTGATGCAAAAAATCATAATTCATTGTACTCAAAAAGAATTTCAACAGATTATTCCGCAACTTAAAGATTCTAACAAAGAACTTTTAGAGAGAATTTGTGATCTACAATCTAATTTTCAAAAAGAGAAATGTCATCCTGAAATTTTGAAAAAAGATACTCTAATTAATAATCTTAAACTTTGGAAAATCAGCTCAATTATCATTGCAGCATCACTCCTATTTTGTGTAATTATAATAAAAATTGAAAACTCAAGACTGACAGACAATGATTTAAAATTCAGATATATTAATTCAATCCATAGTATAGATTCAACCGGCTTGCAAAATATCGAAACATTATTTCATATCAGCAGAGATGAAGAATTAATAAATAACATCCGTAAGAATGTGAACGAATACGAATCAAAAGCTAAAAAAGAATTGTTTTTAAAAACAAACTGACACAATTGAAAACATCAAATTCACCAGAAATAAAAAAGGTTCAATATTATTTTTAGTTTAATGTAATCCCAAATCAACAACAAAGATGTTCTATTGAATTCAAACAAGCCTGCGGTTAAAAAAGACTTCGGCATAAACGCAACAAATCATTGCACAAGAGTTTCTGTAATTAATTTTTCTCTTTTGCATGAATACTCCATTCTCATTCTTCGAAAGGAAAATTCATTGCAAATAAGCGGTAAAAACACTTGTTCTTTAATTTGCCATAAACCCACGATCCCATTTATTCCGATTCCTTTTGTAATTTGAATTAAATTAATTGAAGGATGCTTAAGATTTGGGAATTCTCAAATTATTTCCGCTACTGAATAATTGAAATTGAGTTCATAATTAGTCAAAAAAAATTTCTCTTCAATTTGCTAATAGTAAAGTGAAATATATTTAAAGCGAAATACTTTTTACAAATTTTACTATATTTGTAAAAACTATTTATCATTATGGGCAGAAACAAGATCATCTTATTACCCAAATCAAAAAGAATTCTTACTGATTTAGGTGAAAACATTAGACTAGCACGTTTAAGACGAAAATTAAGTGCTGAGCAGGTTGCTGAACGTGCAAATATCAGCCGTCCTACCTTACTCTCCATTGAAAAGGGTGCGGCAAATACAAGCATGAGGGCTTATCTTCAAGTCTTATTCGTTTTAGGATTAGAAAAAGATCTATTAAAAGTCGCTAAGGATGATACGCTGGGTCGAAAACTACAAGACATTTCAATAACAACAAAAACAAGAGCTCCAAAGAAAAACCGAGATGAACAAGAGAAATAGTAAGCAACAAATATTTGTTTATGCAGATTGGCTCAATTTGCAGACCCCAACTCTCATGGGCATCCTAAGCTCTGAGCGATTAAGAGGAAAAGAAATTTTTTCTTTTGAATACGATAAAATTTGGATCAAATCACCTCATATTCAAATCCTCGACCCCGATCTACAACTCTATTCAGGACCTCAGTATATAAATGATGAGAACAAATCAAATTTTGGAATATTCCTTGATTCCTCTCCCGATCGTTGGGGAAGGCTACTAATGCGCAGAAGGGAACTTGCTCTGGCTAGGATCGAAGATCGACCAGCTAAAACTTTATTCGAAACAGATTATCTTTTGGGAGTGTATGACAAGCATCGAATGGGAGCCATTAGATTTAAAGATTCTATTGATGGTGAATTTCTTAATGCCAATAATGAATTAGCTACCCCACCATGGACATCAATTAGAGAATTGGAAGAAATCAGTTTGCGACTCGAAGAGCATGATATTGTTGATGATCCAGAATATTTGAAGTGGTTAAACCTATTAATCGCTCCAGGCTCATCACTTGGAGGAGCAAGACCTAAAGCTGGAGTATTAGACAATAACAAGCATCCTTGGATTGCTAAATTCCCTAGCAAAAATGACGACACAAATATTGGCGCTTGGGAGATGATTACCAACGAACTAGCCAAAAAAGCAGGTTTAAATGTCGCTGAAGGTATGGCAAAAATATTCTCTAGTGATCACCATACATTCTTATCAAAACGATTCGATCGTACAGATAAAGGGGAACGTATTCATTTTGCATCAGCAATGACTCTTTTAGGATATACCGATGGAGCTAATCATGAAGATGGAATTAGTTACCTGGAATTGGTCGAATTTATTTCAACTCACGGGGCTAATATCTGGACAGATTTAAAAGAACTTTGGCGAAGAATTGTATTCAATATCTGTGTGTCGAACACCGATGACCACCTAAGAAATCATGGATTCATATATTCTAATGAAGGTTGGTTACTCTCGCCAGCCTATGATATTAACCCTGTAGCAACAGGTACAGGACTATCCTTAAATATTTCAGAAGATGATAATTCCCTCAATCTTGACCTAGCCCTAGAAGTGCACCAATATTTTCGTCTTTCTGAAAAAGACGCCAAACAAATTATACAAGAAGTAAGGACTGCTGTAAAAGAATGGAGAAACTTAAGTGTTAAGTATAATATTTCGAGAACCGAACAAGAATTAATGGCAGTTGCTTTTAGTAAAGCATAAAAAAACAATCAATCTTTTAATAAAAATTTGCTCCATATTAAAGCATTTGATTTAATTCCTTAATTCAAACTACGGAAAACGAAAGAAGATTTATGCTTTTAGCGATTACGTTGAATGGTTTCTTCCTTCTCAAAAGATATGGAAATATCAAGTACACCATAAATTTTGTTGTGATATTGAATGATATCATTCCTTATATTCAGCATTATACCTCATTTTTTTATTTTCTTCTGTAAACCAACATCTTGATAATTAAAAACAACACCTGAAAATTCCTGATAATCCCTTATTATCAGTTATATAAATCCAAAAACCACTTAAATAAGCAATATCAACACTTCTATTTTCAGATCCATTAACATCCTTTTATAATTGATTGAATGTTTTCTTAATCTTAAACTATTAATGAGTAATGAGATGTAAATCTGAGACATGACCATTCCTACTATCATTAAATTCAAAAGGAATTCGTTGAAAGGGTACAGTACTCCTGTTGCAATGAGAATAGCTATTGCATTGTAAATGAATGCCTAAAATAGATTTTAAAGATAAATACCAATGTATATGCTATACATCGTCAAAAAAACTGTTTAATTTGTATTTACTAATTCGCTCTTATAAACCATAAAGGCAAGAAAAAAATAATTGCTAATAATGAAAACAATAAACCTCCAATAGTACCAGCCGCCAAAGCAAACCAAAACACTTCGTTTTGTCCGGACACCAAAAAGGGAATAAGTCCTAAAATGGTTGAAATAATGGTTAATAGAATAGGAATGATTTTATGATTAAACGCTTTTAAATAAAGTTTTAAATCAATTCTCTTCTGTCTCAATCTTTTTAGATTGTTTAAATCATTAATTATATATAATGCTGCATTTACAGAGATACCACACAGTAAAATAAACGCAGCATAGCCCCCTTGATCAAAATTAAGCTCGAATAAGCTAAAAG contains:
- a CDS encoding plasmid mobilization protein, which gives rise to MKRIKNRNTNGRPSKSLYEKKSYKVTVKMATEEFYTLKAKASFAGINHSEFIRRCIRSSVVKQRLTPQLMGYIRKLCGMANNVNQIARTANTVGYSDIHSRCISMTKNLDRLIKRIENDC
- a CDS encoding relaxase/mobilization nuclease domain-containing protein, whose protein sequence is MIAKIVQGSGFKGAVNYVLEKKDAHLLYGKGVRLKDKASIIQSFITQSKMKPNISKPVAHISLDFSAQDKARLTNQFMTDMAQEYLKKMGYENTQYIIVRHFDTEHPHIHLMINRIDNNGNRISDKKEKLRNSKICMELTKKYGLYIASGKENVKEHRLREPDKSKYEIYRTLQLAIPKSRNWKELENELWKSEISIELRKNGSTNKIQGVLFSKNGYKFNGSKVDRSLSYSKINLRLQQNEWSLNLQSKPSYQNKTDTTSKHALLKDLVNTLNSTANSEYDAGLLKQKFQKQKKRKKGLRR
- a CDS encoding type II toxin-antitoxin system HipA family toxin; translated protein: MNKRNSKQQIFVYADWLNLQTPTLMGILSSERLRGKEIFSFEYDKIWIKSPHIQILDPDLQLYSGPQYINDENKSNFGIFLDSSPDRWGRLLMRRRELALARIEDRPAKTLFETDYLLGVYDKHRMGAIRFKDSIDGEFLNANNELATPPWTSIRELEEISLRLEEHDIVDDPEYLKWLNLLIAPGSSLGGARPKAGVLDNNKHPWIAKFPSKNDDTNIGAWEMITNELAKKAGLNVAEGMAKIFSSDHHTFLSKRFDRTDKGERIHFASAMTLLGYTDGANHEDGISYLELVEFISTHGANIWTDLKELWRRIVFNICVSNTDDHLRNHGFIYSNEGWLLSPAYDINPVATGTGLSLNISEDDNSLNLDLALEVHQYFRLSEKDAKQIIQEVRTAVKEWRNLSVKYNISRTEQELMAVAFSKA
- a CDS encoding helix-turn-helix transcriptional regulator; protein product: MGRNKIILLPKSKRILTDLGENIRLARLRRKLSAEQVAERANISRPTLLSIEKGAANTSMRAYLQVLFVLGLEKDLLKVAKDDTLGRKLQDISITTKTRAPKKNRDEQEK